Proteins from a genomic interval of Capsicum annuum cultivar UCD-10X-F1 chromosome 4, UCD10Xv1.1, whole genome shotgun sequence:
- the LOC107867901 gene encoding beta-1,3-galactosyltransferase 7 isoform X2: protein MKNRHSVKVSIKWIPIFSIAFFFIGMLFSNRWWSPTESGSQLIAQHRRDQELQVVSEDCNSKKKKQGHEKDVMHEVYKTHEAIQSLDKSIAMLQMELAATRSTREMKVPDESSNFSNSQNGPPRKKVFVVIGINTAFSSRKRRDSVRETWMPQGDKLLRLEKEKGIVVRFMIGHSATSNSILDRAIDSEEAQHKDFLRLEHVEGYHELSAKTKIFFSTAVAKWDADFYVKVDDDVHINLGMLAATLARHRSKPRIYIGCMKSGPVLAQKTVKYHEPEYWKFGEEGNKYFRHATGQIYAISKDLATYISINQPILHKYANEDVSLGAWFIGLEVEHIDERTMCCGTPPDCDWKAEAGNVCVASFDWSCSGICKSVEKLKYVHEKCGEGEEALWNALF from the exons ATGAAGAATAGACATAGTGTTAAAGTATCTATAAAATGGATTCCGATCTTCTCAATTGCTTTCTTCTTCATTGGGATGTTGTTCTCTAACAG ATGGTGGTCTCCAACTGAATCTGGAAGTCAGCTGATAGCTCAGCATAGAAGGGACCAAGAACTTCAAGTTGTTTCTGAGGATTGTAATTCCAAAAAGAAG AAACAAGGACATGAGAAGGATGTAATGCATGAGGTGTACAAAACCCATGAAGCAATTCA ATCGTTGGACAAGTCAATTGCTATGCTTCAGATGGAGTTGGCAGCTACTAGGAGCACACGGGAAATGAAGGTGCCTGATGAGTCTTCGAATTTTTCTAATTCCCAAAATGGCCCTCCAAGAAAGAAAGTTTTTGTGGTAATTGGAATTAATACTGCTTTTAGCAGTAGGAAAAGGCGAGATTCGGTTAGAGAAACTTGGATGCCTCAAG gggACAAGCTTCTCCGATTGGAGAAAGAGAAGGGAATTGTAGTCCGCTTCATGATTGGTCACAG TGCAACATCTAACAGCATACTGGATCGCGCAATTGATTCTGAAGAAGCTCAGCATAAAGACTTCCTCAGGCTG GAGCATGTTGAAGGATATCACGAGCTCTCTGCCAAAACTAAGATTTTCTTTTCTACTGCTGTTGCAAAATGGGATGCCGACTTCTACGTCAAGGTGGATGATGACGTCCACATCAATTTGG GCATGCTAGCTGCAACTCTTGCTCGTCATCGGTCGAAGCCCAGAATTTACATTGGGTGTATGAAATCTGGACCTGTTCTTGCTCAAAA GACTGTAAAGTACCACGAGCCAGAATACTGgaaatttggagaagaaggaaACAAGTACTTCCGACATGCAACTGGTCAGATCTATGCTATCTCCAAGGACTTGGCCACATACATATCAATCAATCA GCCTATTTTGCACAAGTATGCCAATGAGGATGTGTCGTTAGGGGCTTGGTTTATCGGTCTTGAAGTTGAGCACATTGATGAACGCACTATGTGCTGTGGAACTCCACCAG ATTGTGACTGGAAAGCTGAGGCAGGTAATGTATGTGTTGCCTCGTTTGACTGGAGCTGCAGTGGAATTTGTAAATCAGTAGAGAAGTTAAAATATGTCCATGAGAAGTGCGGTGAGGGGGAAGAGGCTCTTTGGAATGCTCTCTTCTGA
- the LOC107867901 gene encoding beta-1,3-galactosyltransferase 7 isoform X1 — MKNRHSVKVSIKWIPIFSIAFFFIGMLFSNRWWSPTESGSQLIAQHRRDQELQVVSEDCNSKKKVSVDSKSNLFSSPNQKQGHEKDVMHEVYKTHEAIQSLDKSIAMLQMELAATRSTREMKVPDESSNFSNSQNGPPRKKVFVVIGINTAFSSRKRRDSVRETWMPQGDKLLRLEKEKGIVVRFMIGHSATSNSILDRAIDSEEAQHKDFLRLEHVEGYHELSAKTKIFFSTAVAKWDADFYVKVDDDVHINLGMLAATLARHRSKPRIYIGCMKSGPVLAQKTVKYHEPEYWKFGEEGNKYFRHATGQIYAISKDLATYISINQPILHKYANEDVSLGAWFIGLEVEHIDERTMCCGTPPDCDWKAEAGNVCVASFDWSCSGICKSVEKLKYVHEKCGEGEEALWNALF, encoded by the exons ATGAAGAATAGACATAGTGTTAAAGTATCTATAAAATGGATTCCGATCTTCTCAATTGCTTTCTTCTTCATTGGGATGTTGTTCTCTAACAG ATGGTGGTCTCCAACTGAATCTGGAAGTCAGCTGATAGCTCAGCATAGAAGGGACCAAGAACTTCAAGTTGTTTCTGAGGATTGTAATTCCAAAAAGAAGGTTTCTGTCGATTCAAAATCTAACCTCTTTTCTAGTCCTAATCAG AAACAAGGACATGAGAAGGATGTAATGCATGAGGTGTACAAAACCCATGAAGCAATTCA ATCGTTGGACAAGTCAATTGCTATGCTTCAGATGGAGTTGGCAGCTACTAGGAGCACACGGGAAATGAAGGTGCCTGATGAGTCTTCGAATTTTTCTAATTCCCAAAATGGCCCTCCAAGAAAGAAAGTTTTTGTGGTAATTGGAATTAATACTGCTTTTAGCAGTAGGAAAAGGCGAGATTCGGTTAGAGAAACTTGGATGCCTCAAG gggACAAGCTTCTCCGATTGGAGAAAGAGAAGGGAATTGTAGTCCGCTTCATGATTGGTCACAG TGCAACATCTAACAGCATACTGGATCGCGCAATTGATTCTGAAGAAGCTCAGCATAAAGACTTCCTCAGGCTG GAGCATGTTGAAGGATATCACGAGCTCTCTGCCAAAACTAAGATTTTCTTTTCTACTGCTGTTGCAAAATGGGATGCCGACTTCTACGTCAAGGTGGATGATGACGTCCACATCAATTTGG GCATGCTAGCTGCAACTCTTGCTCGTCATCGGTCGAAGCCCAGAATTTACATTGGGTGTATGAAATCTGGACCTGTTCTTGCTCAAAA GACTGTAAAGTACCACGAGCCAGAATACTGgaaatttggagaagaaggaaACAAGTACTTCCGACATGCAACTGGTCAGATCTATGCTATCTCCAAGGACTTGGCCACATACATATCAATCAATCA GCCTATTTTGCACAAGTATGCCAATGAGGATGTGTCGTTAGGGGCTTGGTTTATCGGTCTTGAAGTTGAGCACATTGATGAACGCACTATGTGCTGTGGAACTCCACCAG ATTGTGACTGGAAAGCTGAGGCAGGTAATGTATGTGTTGCCTCGTTTGACTGGAGCTGCAGTGGAATTTGTAAATCAGTAGAGAAGTTAAAATATGTCCATGAGAAGTGCGGTGAGGGGGAAGAGGCTCTTTGGAATGCTCTCTTCTGA